A genomic segment from Lignipirellula cremea encodes:
- a CDS encoding DUF1549 domain-containing protein, translating into MRYLKLLSLSIACFLLAGAVAQAAAPAAEETPQQAAFNAIRGLYTDQLTSRDGDVTFLRFSKPIVTDEHLQQLHAFPKLNYLAILSPLVTDAGLEPLRDLPELDTLLLSESGITDAGLEQLASLQKLERLYLANTQITDAGLKKLAALPQLKTLSLEHTAITDAGLAELKALPQLETLLLSHTQITDAGLSHLAALPQLKLLFLSGTAVTGGDGEWLRPLEKLEHLGLTKTAINDASLARLAAPVTLKELLLYGNDLSPAAVAQLRQRLPKTGVHTGEQAATLQSTAPSPANDSDAPPAPAISTLQPPIETRLAGNEIPDFQRHVVPLLGRLGCNGRACHGSFQGQGGFRLSMFGYDFDMDHENLSLRLDLDHPADSLILHKPTSADDHGGGLRLPPGGWEQQLLARWIAGGAPNRPATAPQFERLEITPGELLFQQPGDTVQLQAIAVWSDGSRENVTALTRFQTNDEAVAVVSPAGLVRSVGPGDTHIISFYDNGIIGTPALLPFSQLTGDKFPQVPTPTRIDELVVAKLAKLGVPPSDLSTDEEFLRRVSIDMIGTLPTPAEIAAFVADTSPDKRARKIDELLERPEYVTWWTTRLCDLTGANAGYLGGTEMASVVAAQWREWLTGRVRDNDGWDKIVAGIVLASSRGEQPYPEYIAEQSTFTDKKDPIDYAASQQMPHYWYRSNQGQPAEKALAFGYTFLGVRLECAQCHKHPFDQWSQNDFEQFTEVFSRIKSGVAPESVGYQNYLKEMLGVPDKLNTAATRRGTYLRIAAEGRPIPWNEVYIAAPGPKPQPGKLLGDVEVDLNQYADPRQPLMEWLLNEPNHYFAKAFVNRIWASYFNVGVIHPADDLNLANPPSNKPLLDWLTADFIEHGYDMKRLHRTIANSRTYQLSWRHNATNQNDERNFSRAVIRRLPAEVAVDALQQATAADLSPEKLLAGMAKRTIGLDPRSYQARTLDYSLQIFGKPLRTTNCDCERQGDPTLLQSLYVRNDSDLVKLFDRPDGWLAEQSRQFPAAGAKAAKSDGDQSKQDDAQVVSDEVLEDAIAQAYLRTVSRQPTSQELTDCREFLRASTSPAEGLRDVLWALLNTQEFITNH; encoded by the coding sequence CGGCCTGTATACGGATCAGCTGACCAGTCGCGATGGGGACGTCACCTTTTTGCGGTTCAGCAAGCCGATCGTGACGGATGAGCACCTGCAGCAGCTGCACGCCTTCCCGAAGTTGAATTACCTGGCGATTCTCTCTCCCCTGGTGACCGACGCCGGATTGGAACCGCTGCGGGACCTGCCGGAACTCGATACGCTCCTGCTGTCGGAGTCCGGCATAACCGATGCAGGGCTGGAGCAGCTGGCGTCGCTCCAAAAACTGGAACGTCTTTACCTGGCGAATACACAGATCACTGACGCCGGACTGAAAAAACTGGCGGCCCTGCCACAGCTCAAAACGCTGTCGCTGGAACATACGGCTATCACCGACGCGGGCCTGGCCGAGCTGAAAGCGCTGCCCCAGCTGGAAACGTTGCTGCTCAGCCATACGCAAATCACCGACGCCGGGCTATCGCATCTGGCCGCTCTGCCGCAGCTGAAACTACTGTTCCTGTCCGGCACGGCCGTCACCGGTGGTGACGGCGAATGGCTCCGACCGCTGGAGAAATTAGAGCACCTGGGCCTGACGAAAACGGCCATCAACGATGCGTCCCTGGCCCGCCTGGCAGCGCCCGTTACGCTCAAGGAGCTGCTGCTGTACGGCAACGACCTGTCCCCGGCAGCCGTCGCCCAGCTGCGGCAGCGGTTGCCCAAAACGGGCGTGCATACGGGCGAGCAGGCCGCGACACTGCAGTCGACTGCACCCTCGCCGGCCAACGACTCCGACGCGCCGCCCGCTCCGGCGATATCTACCCTGCAGCCGCCGATTGAAACGCGGCTGGCCGGGAATGAGATTCCCGACTTCCAACGGCATGTGGTCCCGCTGCTGGGCCGGCTGGGCTGCAACGGCAGGGCCTGTCACGGCTCGTTCCAGGGGCAAGGCGGCTTTCGGCTGTCGATGTTCGGTTACGACTTTGACATGGACCATGAGAACCTGTCGCTCCGCCTCGACCTGGATCATCCAGCCGACAGCCTGATCCTGCACAAGCCGACTTCCGCCGACGACCATGGCGGCGGCCTGCGACTGCCGCCGGGTGGATGGGAGCAGCAACTGCTGGCCCGCTGGATCGCAGGCGGAGCGCCCAACCGGCCCGCTACGGCCCCGCAGTTTGAACGGTTGGAAATCACCCCTGGCGAATTGCTGTTCCAGCAGCCGGGCGACACCGTTCAATTGCAGGCGATCGCCGTCTGGTCGGACGGCTCCCGTGAGAACGTGACCGCCTTGACCCGCTTCCAGACAAACGACGAAGCGGTCGCGGTCGTCTCGCCCGCAGGGCTGGTCCGCAGCGTCGGCCCGGGCGACACGCACATTATCTCCTTTTACGATAACGGCATTATCGGCACGCCCGCCTTGCTGCCTTTCTCGCAGCTGACCGGCGACAAGTTCCCGCAGGTTCCCACGCCGACGCGGATCGATGAGTTGGTCGTCGCCAAGCTGGCCAAGCTGGGCGTCCCGCCGTCGGACCTGTCGACGGATGAGGAGTTCCTGCGGCGCGTCAGCATCGACATGATCGGCACGCTGCCGACGCCGGCGGAGATCGCCGCGTTTGTCGCCGATACGTCCCCTGACAAACGGGCCCGGAAAATCGACGAGCTGCTGGAACGGCCCGAATACGTCACCTGGTGGACGACCCGTCTGTGCGATCTGACCGGTGCCAACGCCGGCTACCTGGGCGGCACTGAAATGGCCAGCGTGGTCGCCGCCCAGTGGCGGGAATGGCTGACCGGCCGCGTCCGCGACAACGACGGCTGGGACAAGATCGTCGCCGGCATTGTGCTGGCCAGCAGTCGCGGCGAACAGCCTTACCCGGAGTACATCGCCGAACAGAGCACGTTCACCGACAAGAAAGATCCGATCGACTATGCCGCATCGCAGCAGATGCCGCACTACTGGTATCGCAGCAACCAGGGGCAGCCGGCTGAAAAGGCGCTGGCCTTCGGCTACACGTTCCTGGGCGTCCGGCTGGAATGTGCACAGTGCCACAAGCATCCGTTCGATCAATGGTCGCAGAACGACTTTGAGCAGTTCACCGAAGTTTTCTCCCGCATCAAAAGCGGAGTCGCTCCGGAATCGGTCGGCTACCAGAACTATCTCAAAGAGATGCTGGGCGTACCCGACAAGCTGAACACGGCCGCGACCCGGCGGGGGACGTACCTCCGCATTGCCGCCGAGGGGCGCCCCATTCCCTGGAACGAAGTCTACATCGCCGCTCCTGGCCCCAAGCCGCAGCCGGGCAAGTTGCTGGGCGACGTGGAAGTCGATCTCAACCAGTACGCGGATCCTCGCCAGCCGTTGATGGAATGGCTGCTGAACGAGCCCAATCATTACTTCGCCAAGGCCTTTGTGAACCGGATCTGGGCCAGTTATTTCAATGTCGGCGTGATCCACCCGGCCGACGACCTGAATCTGGCCAATCCGCCCAGCAACAAGCCGCTGCTGGACTGGCTGACGGCCGACTTTATCGAGCATGGCTACGACATGAAACGGCTGCATCGCACGATCGCGAACAGCCGCACCTATCAGCTCAGCTGGCGTCATAACGCAACCAACCAGAACGACGAACGGAATTTCAGCCGGGCCGTGATTCGTCGCTTGCCGGCCGAGGTCGCCGTCGACGCCCTGCAGCAGGCGACCGCCGCCGACCTGTCGCCGGAGAAACTCCTGGCCGGCATGGCGAAGCGGACCATTGGCCTGGATCCGCGATCCTACCAGGCGCGCACGCTGGACTACTCGCTGCAGATCTTTGGTAAGCCGCTACGAACCACCAACTGCGACTGCGAACGGCAGGGCGATCCCACGCTGCTGCAGTCGCTTTATGTGCGGAACGATTCGGACCTCGTCAAACTGTTCGACCGGCCCGACGGCTGGCTGGCCGAACAGTCCCGCCAGTTCCCGGCGGCGGGCGCCAAGGCAGCGAAGAGCGACGGGGATCAGTCCAAGCAGGACGACGCCCAGGTCGTGAGCGACGAAGTCCTGGAAGACGCCATCGCCCAGGCGTACCTGCGCACGGTCTCCCGCCAGCCGACCTCGCAGGAACTGACCGACTGTCGAGAGTTCCTGCGCGCCTCGACCAGTCCGGCCGAAGGCCTACGCGATGTGCTCTGGGCATTGCTGAACACGCAGGAATTCATCACGAATCATTAG